One region of Pyramidobacter sp. YE332 genomic DNA includes:
- a CDS encoding acetamidase/formamidase family protein — translation MQFLGKDKVIFSFNQDNKPAYFVDDGEVFTVETDDCYSGQIKDSSVLRPDIDISIMDCSVGPIYVNGAEPDDVLCVEILGIDFAPQGVMVTSPGLGVLGGKTKKANTKIIPIEDGYAHFSKDIILPLTPMVGVIGVAPRSGDIHCAVPGDHGSNMDTKVITVGSKVYLPVAVKGALLAVGDLHACMGDGELSGTGIETAGTILMKTTVVKGTRLERPMVETKDSMYTIASAKEFKDGVRAAVEDMVNYLMKKTGLEFQDAYRLLSATCDIQISQVVNDLHTFRVRAPKKLLKLGGI, via the coding sequence ATGCAGTTTTTAGGAAAAGACAAAGTTATTTTCTCTTTTAACCAAGACAACAAGCCGGCGTATTTCGTCGACGACGGCGAAGTTTTCACCGTCGAAACCGACGACTGCTACAGTGGTCAGATCAAAGATTCCAGCGTGCTGCGCCCCGACATCGACATTTCCATCATGGACTGTTCGGTCGGCCCGATTTACGTTAACGGCGCCGAGCCGGACGATGTGCTGTGCGTCGAGATCCTTGGCATTGATTTTGCGCCGCAGGGCGTCATGGTCACGTCGCCGGGACTGGGCGTGCTTGGCGGGAAGACGAAAAAAGCCAATACGAAAATCATTCCGATCGAGGACGGCTATGCCCATTTCAGCAAGGATATCATCCTGCCGCTGACGCCGATGGTGGGCGTGATCGGCGTGGCGCCCCGCAGCGGCGACATTCATTGTGCCGTGCCCGGCGATCATGGTTCCAACATGGACACGAAAGTCATCACCGTCGGTTCCAAAGTCTATCTGCCTGTCGCCGTCAAAGGGGCATTGCTGGCCGTCGGCGACTTGCACGCCTGCATGGGCGACGGAGAACTCAGCGGCACCGGCATCGAAACGGCCGGCACGATCCTGATGAAAACGACCGTGGTCAAAGGAACGCGCCTCGAACGTCCTATGGTGGAGACGAAGGACAGCATGTACACGATCGCTTCCGCAAAGGAATTCAAAGACGGCGTGCGTGCCGCCGTCGAAGACATGGTCAATTATCTGATGAAAAAAACCGGACTGGAATTTCAGGATGCGTACCGCCTTCTCAGCGCCACCTGTGACATTCAGATCAGCCAGGTAGTCAACGATTTGCACACGTTCCGCGTGCGCGCCCCCAAGAAGCTCCTGAAGCTGGGCGGAATCTAG